From Trichoplusia ni isolate ovarian cell line Hi5 chromosome 8, tn1, whole genome shotgun sequence, one genomic window encodes:
- the LOC113496394 gene encoding transcription factor Ken — translation MFDSNILFNFYNEIANRSALQLASAGMMGEGLLTLTYGKHHACILNEVGAAWRGARYSDLVLVCDDAVPLAAHRIVMAAASPLIRKILDDTPSVENPVTIHMSGISSTLMRHLLVFLYSGQAYIESGEIDDMQELFELLEIKSDVWKSTKERQQAEERNRSCDRLKKPLKTDINSNESSKHDAPSGSSHSESELVTPGAGYSKDKGDENMSIKKENMSTSSNDERDDEEQDGENRDKECGRLMARRRSSSNPVNLSLARNSENTGSEHDDSQDVDVETVAAKNIARRRSTSSSQDDQPQETVYRRQLLSDRLGRGIERAKRKSHYLEPPELDLRTVKLEDYAHLKPPDQDLISLVQTSPENYVVTPHRKRRPGFHNSPSQNPPFVSFPPSYLEEMAHLRYTQGPGSAVAVAASARLGVLHPLSTSAPPYLPERSATPPTATHEDALKYRPPSAGSWGPWLCQPQMGGDESSATEHDQSSSKQAPVREYRCEYCGKQFGMSWNLKTHLRVHTGEKPFACRLCVAMFKQKAHLLKHLCSVHRNVISSSENDGRTNTPGRFNCCFCQLTFEALPELIRHLSGPHNSLLLSKNLHE, via the exons ATGTTCGATAGtaacattctttttaatttctacaATGAGATTGCAAATAGAAGTGCACTACAGTTGGCAAG TGCTGGAATGATGGGCGAGGGCCTGCTGACCTTAACGTACGGCAAGCACCACGCCTGCATCCTGAACGAGGTGGGAGCAGCGTGGCGCGGCGCCCGCTACTCGGACCTAGTTCTGGTCTGCGACGACGCTGTGCCGCTGGCCGCGCACAGGATCGTCATGGCAGCTGCTAGCCCGCTCATCAG GAAAATACTGGATGATACGCCATCAGTCGAGAATCCGGTCACGATTCACATGTCGGGCATCAGCAGCACTCTCATGAGGCATCTCCTTGTGTTCTTGTACAGTGGCCAAGCCTACATTGAG TCTGGTGAAATAGATGATATGCAAGAATTGTTCGAATTATTGGAAATTAAGTCAGACGTATGGAAATCAACAAAGGAGCGCCAGCAAGCTGAAGAAAGAAACAGATCGTGCGACCGACTCAAGAAGCCCCTGAAGACCGACATCAACAGCAATGAGAGCAGTAAACACGATGCACCCTCAGGATCTTCACATTCAGAGAGCGAACTGGTCACTCCTGGCGCGGGATACAGCAAAGACAAAGGCGACGAAAATATGagtataaagaaagaaaatatgtcAACCAGTAGCAATGATGAAAGGGATGATGAAGAACAAGACGGAGAAAATAGAGATAAGGAATGCGGACGGCTGATGGCACGACGAAGAAGTTCATCAAACCCGGTCAACTTGTCATTGGCGAGAAATTCAGAGAACACAGGCAGTGAACACGATGACTCACAGGACGTGGATGTAGAAACAGTTGCGGCTAAG AATATTGCGAGAAGAAGATCAACATCATCAAGTCAGGACGATCAACCCCAGGAAACAGTATACCGGAGACAATTGCTTAGTGATCGGTTAGGTCGAGGAATTGAAAGAGCTAAAAGGAAATCGCATTACTTAGAACCACCGGAATTAGACCTACGGACTGTCAAGTTAGAAGACTACGCACATCTCAAACCCCCTGATCAAGATTTGATATCACTGGTTCAGACATCACCTGAAAACTATGTGGTGACTCCCCATCGAAAACGAAGACCTGGCTTTCACAACTCACCTTCGCAGAATCCTCCGTTTGTCTCATTCCCTCCCAGCTACTTAGAAGAAATGGCTCACCTCCGGTATACACAAGGACCTGGCAGCGCTGTTGCTGTTGCCGCCAGCGCTCGACTTGGAGTACTGCACCCGCTCAGTACTTCGGCGCCACCGTACTTACCCGAAAGGAGTGCTACTCCACCCACTGCCACGCACGAAGATGCTCTCAAATACCGACCTCCCAGTGCCGGGTCGTGGGGCCCTTGGCTCTGTCAACCGCAAATGGGCGGAGACGAATCATCCGCGACCGAACACGATCAAAGTTCCAGTAAACAGGCACCGGTTCGAGAATATCGTTGCGAATATTGTGGAAAGCAATTCGGTATGTCGTGGAATCTCAAGACTCACTTACGGGTGCACACCGGAGAGAAACCATTCGCTTGTCGACTCTGCGTAGCTATGTTCAAACAAAAGGCTCACTTGCTGAAACATTTATGCTCGGTGCATCGCAATGTGATATCGTCTAGCGAGAACGACGGGCGGACCAACACGCCCGGCAGGTTTAATTGCTGTTTCTGCCAGCTGACTTTCGAGGCGTTACCAGAACTCATCAGACATTTGTCAGGGCCACACAACAGTTTGCTACTCAGCAAAAACTTACACGAATGA